One Candidatus Goldiibacteriota bacterium genomic window carries:
- a CDS encoding biopolymer transporter ExbD, whose translation MSVDVGEDADPITEINVTPLVDVCLVLVIIFMVTAPMMTQSKLSVTLPKAATDESKNEDHVTITIDKDGKINVNETVVYSIAQMEPVLARKLAQSDEQVVIIKADELLENGTVMDVMEAAKKVKPKKIYFATQHKKEGI comes from the coding sequence ATGAGTGTTGATGTCGGTGAAGACGCAGATCCGATAACGGAAATAAACGTAACGCCGCTGGTTGACGTCTGCCTTGTGCTTGTTATCATATTTATGGTAACGGCGCCCATGATGACGCAGTCAAAACTTTCGGTGACGCTGCCCAAAGCAGCCACGGATGAATCTAAAAATGAAGACCACGTGACGATAACGATAGATAAAGACGGCAAGATAAACGTTAATGAAACCGTGGTATACAGCATTGCCCAGATGGAGCCCGTTCTGGCAAGGAAACTTGCGCAGTCTGATGAACAGGTGGTAATTATAAAAGCGGATGAACTGCTGGAAAACGGCACGGTTATGGATGTAATGGAAGCCGCAAAAAAGGTTAAACCCAAGAAAATATACTTTGCTACCCAGCATAAAAAAGAGGGGATATAA
- a CDS encoding biopolymer transporter ExbD yields the protein MQAGGNSDEGITNINVTPLVDIALVLVIIFMVTAPMTVQSGIIVNSSKVTASVGKSTKSDAIQVKLTARSILINNNKVEPDQYVAQLKALLAKNEKKLVMITTDRVVQHGTLVTILDESKKAGAKTLTLMKEEKNK from the coding sequence ATGCAGGCCGGAGGAAATAGCGACGAAGGGATAACAAATATAAATGTTACCCCGCTTGTAGATATCGCGCTTGTTCTGGTTATCATCTTTATGGTAACCGCTCCTATGACGGTGCAGTCCGGTATAATTGTCAACAGTTCAAAGGTGACTGCGTCAGTCGGAAAAAGCACCAAAAGCGACGCCATACAGGTAAAACTTACGGCAAGGTCCATACTTATCAATAATAATAAAGTGGAGCCTGACCAGTATGTTGCGCAGTTAAAGGCGCTGCTTGCAAAAAATGAAAAAAAACTGGTTATGATAACCACTGACAGGGTGGTGCAGCACGGTACGCTTGTCACCATACTTGACGAATCAAAAAAGGCGGGCGCTAAAACGCTTACCCTTATGAAAGAAGAGAAAAATAAATAA
- a CDS encoding MotA/TolQ/ExbB proton channel family protein, which produces MKRSWTLVLTFVLSVFFAGAVFAAEGGEAGGYQIDTLQVLRSSWVIILMLVLSIVVVGVTVERFMYFQKNKLDSDKFMAKIKGYIVDKKFEEAEEFCKNTKGNVPKVILEGLENRFLPREEVSKLMEVAHMEQKINMERYLGVLGTLGNISPFIGLLGTVLGIIKAFKDLASSAGGGPEVVMVGIAEALIATAAGLAVAIPAVVMFNIYTKRVKNIAVEMEAMAKKMLVLLANYAEGSNAGRRK; this is translated from the coding sequence ATGAAACGCAGTTGGACATTGGTTTTAACTTTTGTACTTTCAGTGTTTTTTGCCGGAGCTGTTTTTGCGGCGGAAGGCGGGGAAGCGGGCGGATATCAGATTGACACGCTTCAGGTTTTAAGAAGCAGCTGGGTTATTATACTTATGCTTGTGCTTTCAATAGTTGTGGTGGGCGTAACAGTGGAAAGGTTCATGTATTTTCAGAAAAACAAACTTGATTCAGATAAATTTATGGCCAAGATTAAAGGTTATATAGTTGATAAAAAGTTTGAAGAAGCGGAAGAGTTCTGCAAAAATACAAAAGGAAACGTTCCAAAAGTTATCCTTGAAGGGCTTGAAAACAGGTTTCTTCCAAGGGAAGAAGTTTCAAAACTTATGGAAGTTGCCCATATGGAACAGAAAATAAACATGGAACGCTACCTTGGCGTCCTTGGAACCCTGGGTAACATTTCCCCGTTTATAGGGCTTCTTGGAACGGTTCTTGGTATTATAAAAGCTTTTAAAGACCTTGCTTCTTCAGCCGGCGGAGGGCCAGAAGTTGTTATGGTAGGTATAGCCGAAGCCCTTATAGCCACGGCTGCAGGCCTTGCGGTTGCTATTCCGGCCGTTGTTATGTTTAACATATATACAAAAAGGGTAAAAAACATAGCTGTGGAAATGGAAGCTATGGCTAAAAAAATGCTGGTATTACTTGCGAACTACGCGGAGGGCTCCAATGCAGGCCGGAGGAAATAG